A genomic stretch from Fusarium musae strain F31 chromosome 9, whole genome shotgun sequence includes:
- a CDS encoding hypothetical protein (EggNog:ENOG41), which yields MAEKDITKYLQQSHDRLFHNNRAWAENKAKVNPDFFKNLAAGQAPEYLWIGCADSRIPAEQICGLEPGEAFIHRNIANLVCNTDLNAMGVINYAVKHLGVKHIIVCGHYGCGGVKAAMTPQDLGLLNPWLRNIRDVYRLHEKELDAIEDESARYDRLVELNVVEQCRNVIKSADVQQSWHENKYPIVHGWVFGFKDGLLKDLKIDFEAVLADIQKIYNLVDKK from the coding sequence ATGGCCGAAAAGGACATCACAAAGTATCTCCAGCAGAGCCACGATCGGCTCTTCCACAACAACCGCGCCTGGGCcgagaacaaggccaaggtcaaccccgacttcttcaagaacctcgcCGCCGGCCAGGCACCCGAGTATCTCTGGATCGGATGCGCCGACTCCCGCATCCCCGCCGAGCAGATCTGCGGCCTTGAGCCCGGCGAGGCATTTATCCACCGCAACATCGCCAACCTCGTGTGCAACACGGACCTCAACGCCATGGGCGTCATCAACTACGCCGTCAAGCACCTCGGCGTCAAGCACATCATCGTCTGTGGTCACTACGGCTGCGGAGGTGTCAAGGCGGCTATGACCCCCCAGGACCTCGGCCTGCTGAACCCGTGGCTTCGCAACATCCGCGACGTGTACCGCCTCCACGAGAAGGAGCTCGATGCTATCGAGGACGAGAGCGCCCGCTACGACCGCTTGGTCGAGCTGAATGTCGTCGAGCAGTGCCGCAACGTCATCAAGTCTGCTGATGTCCAGCAGTCGTGGCACGAGAACAAGTATCCCATTGTTCACGGATGGGTGTTTGGTTTCAAGGATGGACTTCTCAAGGATCTTaagattgactttgaggctGTGTTGGCTGACATCCAAAAGATTTACAACCTTGTTGACAAGAAATAA